In Candidatus Contubernalis alkalaceticus, the genomic window CTTCGATTTCTTCCAAGTTAAATATCTTATGGAAAGCATAAACAGTACAAACTTCAGGATCTCCCGGGTCATCTTTTCGAATTCTTTGGGGGTCCGTGACCATAAGCTTTACCTTATTCTTGATCTCTTCTGGGCTGGCAGACATATGGATGGTGTTTCCATAACTTTTACTCATCTTACGGCCATCAATTCCCGGAAGCAGCTTTACCACATTTAACAGAGTTTTGGGTTCGGGAAAAACCTCCTGGTACAAGTGATTAAATCTCCTGGCTATTTCCCGGGTCAATTCTATATGAGGTGCCTGGTCTTCCCCCACAGGGACTGCATTAGCCTTATATATTAAAATATCTGCCGCCTGCAGCAGCGGATACCCTAAAAAACCGTAGGTGGCAATATTTTTTTCTTTCAACTGAATCAACTGGTCCTTATACGTAGGGCACCTTTCCAGCCAGGACAGTGGGGTAAGCATGGAAAGAAGAAGATGAAGCTCTGCGTGTTCTTTGACTTCAGACTGCTTAAAAATAATACATTTTTCTGGATCCAGCCCTGCACTGAGCCAGTCCACCACCATCTCCTGTACATTACTGCGTATCCTTTTAGGGTCTTCATAATCAGTAGTCAAAGCATGCCAGTCCACCACGGAAAAATAACACTGATATTCCTCCTGAAGCTTTACCCAGTTATCCAGAGCCCCCAACAGGTTTCCCAACTGAAGCCGTCCGGTCGGACGCATTCCGCTTAATATAACACCTTTTTTTTGCATTTGATTTCCTCCGTATCATAAATTTCAGAATAATTGTGGGTTTTAG contains:
- the trpS gene encoding tryptophan--tRNA ligase, with amino-acid sequence MQKKGVILSGMRPTGRLQLGNLLGALDNWVKLQEEYQCYFSVVDWHALTTDYEDPKRIRSNVQEMVVDWLSAGLDPEKCIIFKQSEVKEHAELHLLLSMLTPLSWLERCPTYKDQLIQLKEKNIATYGFLGYPLLQAADILIYKANAVPVGEDQAPHIELTREIARRFNHLYQEVFPEPKTLLNVVKLLPGIDGRKMSKSYGNTIHMSASPEEIKNKVKLMVTDPQRIRKDDPGDPEVCTVYAFHKIFNLEEIEDIGEVCRKGAIGCVQCKKMLAEKKAEQLLPIYEKRQELLKKPEYIQEILDQGRVKAGQKAKETMQEVREAMML